The sequence ATGGGTCATGGTCGACCTGGCCGAGACCGGCGATGCGGCTGCCGAGGCCTGGGTCAGGCAACAGGCCGACGCGGGGGTGCGCATTGCCCAGATCAACCTCGGTGAATGGTACCTGGCGCAAGAGGACCGGAAGCCCGAGGGGATCGCGCTGATCCGGGTGGCGGCCATGGCGGGCAGTGTCCCGGCGCAGTTCCGGCTGGGAAGTCTGCATGTCACGGGCGACGGTGTCGATCTCGATTACGTGGCGGCGCACAAGTGGCTCAACATCGCTGCGGCAAGCGGTCACCCCGAGGCGGCGGAAAAGCGGGGGATTGTTGGGGACCTGATGACACCAGAACAGATCGCGCGCGCCCAGGCCGAAGCGCGCGAGTACTTTGACACGGCGCGGTCGCGGGCACCGCAAACCGAACAGACCGTCAGGACGCCGGGAAGCGCGCCGCAGGTGACGCAGGGGGCGACCTCCGGGACCGAGGCGGACTGATGGTCCGGCGCGTATCTGCCCTTCCGGCCCTTGCGGCGCTCTTGATGCTGGCGGCAGTTTCGGTCAGCGGCCAGACATCGGACGCGCCTGCGACGACGGATATCGAGGCACGGGCCGAGCAGGGGCAGGCCGAAGCGCAATTCGCCCTTGGACAGCGGCATCACACGGGGGACGGGGTGATGCAGGACTATGCCGAAGCCGCGCACTGGTTCGAGCTTGCGGCAGCGCAGGGACATCCCGATGCGGCCAATCTTCTGGCACGCTACCGGTTCGAGGGGCTTGGAGTGGAGCAGGACCGGGCCGAGGCGTTGCGCCTTTTCGAGGCCGCGGCGGAAACAGGCGATCCGGATCACGTGTTCGATCTCGCCCGCGCGCTCGAGGCCTCCGGGGCGGACATGGAGCGCGTCGCCACACTGTACCAGCAGGCAGCCGATGCCGGAAACGCGGACGCCGCCGTGAGCCTTGGGGTTCTCTATCAGGAGGGAATCGGCGTCGAACAGAACTTTGCGCGCGCACGTGAGCTTTATGAGCAGCCGGCGGATCAGGGCAATGCCCGCGCGCTGAACAATCTCGGCCTGCTCTACGTTCGAGGAGACGGCGTGCCGCAGGATTATGCCCGCGCCGCCGAATACTTTTCGGCGGCGGTCGATCTCGGCCTGAGCACGGCGATGACAAATCTTGGCGTGCTCTACGAGAACGGCTTTGGCGTGGAACTGGACGAGGAGCGGGCGAGGGCGCTCTACCGTGCCGGGGGCCGAAAGGAAGACGTCGGTTCCGGCGACAATGCCGGCTTGATCTACGATTCCCGGCTGAAGCCGCTGGACTCGACGGATGAGGCGCTGCAGGCGCTGAAGCAATCCGCCGAGGCCGGTGATCCGGTCGCTCTTTTCCAACTGGGCTGGGTGCTTCTTCAGCAACCGGATGCGCCGTTTCAGGCCCAGTTTCAGGCAGCGGCGCTGTTCCGTGTGTCGGCAGAGGCCGGTTATGGCCCCGCCATGGCGAACCTCGGCAGTCTCTACTTTCAGGGAAGGGGCGTACCTCAGGACTTCGTCCTGGGACATATGTGGATTCTGCGCGCGGGCCATGCCGGAACGCCCGACACACCTGCGCTTGCAGAAGGTTATCTCGACAAGATGA is a genomic window of Sulfitobacter alexandrii containing:
- a CDS encoding SEL1-like repeat protein: MVRRVSALPALAALLMLAAVSVSGQTSDAPATTDIEARAEQGQAEAQFALGQRHHTGDGVMQDYAEAAHWFELAAAQGHPDAANLLARYRFEGLGVEQDRAEALRLFEAAAETGDPDHVFDLARALEASGADMERVATLYQQAADAGNADAAVSLGVLYQEGIGVEQNFARARELYEQPADQGNARALNNLGLLYVRGDGVPQDYARAAEYFSAAVDLGLSTAMTNLGVLYENGFGVELDEERARALYRAGGRKEDVGSGDNAGLIYDSRLKPLDSTDEALQALKQSAEAGDPVALFQLGWVLLQQPDAPFQAQFQAAALFRVSAEAGYGPAMANLGSLYFQGRGVPQDFVLGHMWILRAGHAGTPDTPALAEGYLDKMTPGQITEAQSLAKSGP